The DNA region CCAGTCGGACCATAAACTCAAGGGTCTCGGCCCGTAATGCCAGCGGGGTATGCAGCACCAGATCCCCGGCCAGCAGGCAGAGAAACAGCTTTTCAGCTTCCCTGTCTTTGAGCAGACGCAATTCCTCCATGAACGGTGAAATCAGCTGCACATCCTCAAGCCCTTCCTGATCAAGAACACAACGCAGGAACCGGGAATACTGCCCGTCCACTTCGGCACCTTCGTTCTGGGGAAAAAGCACGGAGGGCCGGGTTCCGTTGCCATTGTACTTCTGCAGACCGGAAAGCACTTCGCCCAGCAGGGCGGTCAGAGAAAAATACTCATTCCCTGAAGAAAACCTGCGCCCGGTATCCACGGATTCCTTTGAGCTGGGTGGAATGACCCGTGCATCAATTCCCTTGGCCTTGAGCATGGCGCAACCGATGGTGGAATAAGGATAAACATCCGGCAGCAGCAACGGCCCGGCACCAAGCCGCGAATAGTCGGTCATGATGTTCACCGGATCGGAGCTGCCCATGTTCACATACTCTTCCACGGCAAGAGCTTCACGTTCCGGCACTTTGTTCAGGCTGTTCACAAAAGCCTCGACACGGGTCTGCACGCCCACACTGGAAGAATGCTCGTCCACCTCAATGGTCAGGGAAGGTTTATCCTTGAATATTTCCCCGTAATAATGGGAGAAAACCGTATCCGGTCCACAACCGTGGTGGGTCAGGAAGATGGGATAGAGGTTGGGATGCTTGGCGACCAGCTTTGCTGCAGCCAGCATATGCTGCCCGAAGGGCCAGAACATATTGGGATGCTCCTCAAAAATGTCCGATTCCGGCAGGTCGAAAAGGGGAATGGTCCGGTAGCCCAGCTCCGCAAGCTTGTCCGGGATACCCATGTTCAGTACCGGATCGGCCACCCCGTAGATCTTGGAGATGAGCACAAAAGCCTTGGCATTGGGATCAAGGGAGGCCAGAGTTTCGCGACCCCGCTCCTTCATGCGCTGCTGCAAGCCCTGATAGGCCGCCATCCCCGCTTTAAGGGCCGCCCCGGCCTCTTCCGGACTTTTACCCAACTGTTTACCCAGAGCCATGAACTGGGACTGCATGAACTCAGGCCCCTGACTGAAAGCCAGAGTCGGGGCCAGCATTTTGATGTTCTTTTCATCAAGCTTCATGGCCTCGCTGACGATTTTGAAGGCCAGTTGCATGTAAGCGCATCCGTAAGTCTGACGGGACCTGGAATGGGGATGGAAAGCGGTGAAAAGATCAGGAAAGAAAAGGTAATCCACTCCGCGCGCAACCAGTTCCGCAGCGTGTCCATTGACCAGCTTGACCGGATAACAGGTCTCGTCAAGGGAGTACTCCTGTGACAGCCTGATGGTTTCACCGGAAGTGGGTTCGGAGAGAACCACGTTCATACCCAGTTCTTTAAAAAAGGTATGAAACAGGGTGAACATGCCGAATGTGAACAGGGAGCGGGGCATGCCCACGGTCTTCTGGTTCCGGTCAATGGTTCCGTCATAATCACGGAAAATGAAATCCTGCACCTGTCTGTTGAATGATCCGGGTGCAAACTGCGGTGCGGGTTCTGCTTCCGCAATTTCCGGCTGCTCATCCTGCAGATCAAATCCCTTGAATAAAGTTACCCCCTCCATTTCCTCGCGGGCGATGATGGCCGCGCCCACGGCCCCGGTGACACTGAAGAAAGGGGGAACCTGCACATCCATACCGTGTACCGCCCTGAAAGCGTTGATTATGGCCTGATTGTAAGCCACACCGCCCTGAAGCAAAATCTTGGTACCGACCTTTTTACGGCCCACCACCCGGTTGGTGTAGTTCTTGATAATGGAGTAGCAGAGCCCGGCGGCAATATCTTCGATTGAGTCGCCCTGCGCCAGATGGGCGGCAATGCTGGTCTCCATGAACACGGTGCAGCGTTCGCCGAGATTGATGGGAGAATCGCTTTTGAAAGCCGTGTCCGCGTAGTCATCCAGCGCAATACCGATTTTCTTGGCCTGTTCTTCAATGAACGATCCGGTCCCGGCCGCGCAAACCTTGTTCATCTGAAAGTCCGAGACCGCACCGTTTTTAATGGAGATGAATTTTGAATCCTGCCCGCCGATCTCAAAAACAGTATCCACACCCGGGCAGAGGGAAACCGCAGCACGGGCCTGTGCGGTAATCTCATCCTTGACCACGTCCGCACCGATGAGCCGCCCGGTCATGTTACGCCCGGACCCGGTAGTGGCCGCGCCCATGACTTTGACCTTCCCGGAAAAATCCCTGCCCAGTTCGGCCAGCCCCTGCTTAACGGCCTTAACCGGATCACCCGCAGTGCGCAGGTAGCGATAGCCGAGCACCCGGTTCTCACCATCCACCAGCACAACATTGGTACTGGTGGAACCCACATCGACCCCGACCCAGCATTCCACCGGGGCGGATTCCATGGAAATATCCCGGCAGATATGTTTATCCGCCGCATCTGCAATCCCGTACCCGGCAAGAGGCGGGAGAGTTACTTTATCCTCTGCGGAGAACAGCGGTTTGCAGGGATTTTTCAACAGGGCAATCAAAGCGGATAAATCAACCGCATTGCGTTCTTTAAACCCGATCAGTGCCGCCCCCACAGCTCCGGCAACCTTGCCTTGCGGATGAACTATGAGCTGTCGGTCATTCAACTGCAGAACTTTCTGCAAAGCGAAAATAATGGCCTTGTTGCGGGAAACCCCTCCGCTGAAGAAATAAGGAGGGTTCTTCGCCAATCCGCGCATGACCGCGTTGCGGTAGTTCCGCGCTGTGGCATAGGCCAATCCGCGCAGGATATCCGGGATGGAAACACCCTCCTGCTGATGGTGGGTGATGTCGGTTTTGGCAAAAACACTGCACCGTCCGGCAATTCTGGGAGTTGATCCGGCCCCATCTTCGATGCGAGAATAATCCTCAATCTCAATACCTATGCGCGAAGCCTGTTCTTCGAGGAAAGATCCGGTACCCGCCGAGCAATCCGGGTTCAGGGAAAATTCCATTGCGGCTTTGTTCTCTGACGCGACTCCGGCAATATATCCGGCCCGCTGGCCCCCGATTTCAATGATAGAAGCGCACTCAGGAGCCAACAACCGGGCCCCCTCCACCAGCGCGGCAATATCATTAACAGACGCAACGGCATCAGATTCAGCAAAAATCTTCCCGCCGCTGCCGCCCACCGCCCCGCAGAGTCCGCCTGCCAGCTCCGGCTTCAGTTCTTCCAGAACCCTGAGCAGAACCTGTACGGGCTGCCCTTTATGCAGCACATATCTGCTCCTGAGGATGTCCTTATTTTCATCAAGAACAACCACTTTTACCGACGAATAACCGATGTCTATGCCTATGCTGTTCATA from Desulfovibrio sp. JC010 includes:
- a CDS encoding acyl-CoA dehydratase activase; its protein translation is MNSIGIDIGYSSVKVVVLDENKDILRSRYVLHKGQPVQVLLRVLEELKPELAGGLCGAVGGSGGKIFAESDAVASVNDIAALVEGARLLAPECASIIEIGGQRAGYIAGVASENKAAMEFSLNPDCSAGTGSFLEEQASRIGIEIEDYSRIEDGAGSTPRIAGRCSVFAKTDITHHQQEGVSIPDILRGLAYATARNYRNAVMRGLAKNPPYFFSGGVSRNKAIIFALQKVLQLNDRQLIVHPQGKVAGAVGAALIGFKERNAVDLSALIALLKNPCKPLFSAEDKVTLPPLAGYGIADAADKHICRDISMESAPVECWVGVDVGSTSTNVVLVDGENRVLGYRYLRTAGDPVKAVKQGLAELGRDFSGKVKVMGAATTGSGRNMTGRLIGADVVKDEITAQARAAVSLCPGVDTVFEIGGQDSKFISIKNGAVSDFQMNKVCAAGTGSFIEEQAKKIGIALDDYADTAFKSDSPINLGERCTVFMETSIAAHLAQGDSIEDIAAGLCYSIIKNYTNRVVGRKKVGTKILLQGGVAYNQAIINAFRAVHGMDVQVPPFFSVTGAVGAAIIAREEMEGVTLFKGFDLQDEQPEIAEAEPAPQFAPGSFNRQVQDFIFRDYDGTIDRNQKTVGMPRSLFTFGMFTLFHTFFKELGMNVVLSEPTSGETIRLSQEYSLDETCYPVKLVNGHAAELVARGVDYLFFPDLFTAFHPHSRSRQTYGCAYMQLAFKIVSEAMKLDEKNIKMLAPTLAFSQGPEFMQSQFMALGKQLGKSPEEAGAALKAGMAAYQGLQQRMKERGRETLASLDPNAKAFVLISKIYGVADPVLNMGIPDKLAELGYRTIPLFDLPESDIFEEHPNMFWPFGQHMLAAAKLVAKHPNLYPIFLTHHGCGPDTVFSHYYGEIFKDKPSLTIEVDEHSSSVGVQTRVEAFVNSLNKVPEREALAVEEYVNMGSSDPVNIMTDYSRLGAGPLLLPDVYPYSTIGCAMLKAKGIDARVIPPSSKESVDTGRRFSSGNEYFSLTALLGEVLSGLQKYNGNGTRPSVLFPQNEGAEVDGQYSRFLRCVLDQEGLEDVQLISPFMEELRLLKDREAEKLFLCLLAGDLVLHTPLALRAETLEFMVRLASREQLDIEKLESTARIVRETLARQDHDGAIMAIGEPLVLFKSLLNDNTFGRLEEQGRRIIYAPLSEYLWNLWYDYYNYNKIDADPSLRSNIALFKEYMERVSGCLGEFSHYERDFGSLKKIADRGLGYYSGAFGRYRGAKIMDEVPGVKGVISVTSMYENTGISLGILKDRLDDKPYAPILSLTFDGNRNENNRLKVDSFLYNL